Within Populus trichocarpa isolate Nisqually-1 chromosome 6, P.trichocarpa_v4.1, whole genome shotgun sequence, the genomic segment tagaaTGATTTTTCCCATTCTTCTTTGCTTTTGGAAAAACCCCACAAAATCTCCTCCTGTTACTCAATTGGAGTGAGAAACTGGATGATTTGGCAAATAAGTTCCTGTTCCTAAGTGGGGTTTGGTTATGGTTAGTGTTAAAGCTTAGGTTGTTGCATAACACAATTGAAGTGGTCATCAAGAACCCAACATTTTTTAGCCTTTTCAAACCAAAGACAAGAAACCACTGCTCCAAATCGCTGTAATCATGAAACAATCAAACCTCTtcttatcaaacaaaaaacatgggCATTGTCTTAAAATATTCAATATCTTGACTACTAAAttggcttttaaaaaaacaaaattcagaaACTCATATCCTGAGCTGAAGagctaaaaaacaaagaaaaagaagaatcaaGAAGAACTTTACAACAAAAGAAAGAGTTTTTTGTAATTGTGATGAAGCAAAGCTAAACAGCTAAAGAGGGAAGAGCAAAAGGAAAGAGGATAGCGGTCATTGGGCTCTCACTCTCACTActggataattaaaaataaaataaatgtttttttttttggataagataaagaaatcctttatATTAAATAACGATATTACTCTTCTCGTGAAATATAAGaggaaaaaactcaatttagcCTCCAAGGAATTAGGAGGCTgagtctttttttaatcttttgattctATCATTTTATCCAAAAAGTAAACAACATTAAACAATGTTAACCTTATTTGCATGTGCTAATTAACTATTTCCATCcaagacatcaatttttttccccttaaatcaccattttagcaatttttttttcattttaatagttcatataaaagaattttttatatatattttaacactaaGTTATTGTTTAGGACATTCTAGACCATTACCTACACTACGTGGTTGTTGGGATCAAAATTTTTTGtccttaaaaaattatctagatgtttttaatgtattttttagcaaaaaaaaatcaagatagtaatttttttttttaatttaacgtgggtgtccgggccagtttacgcgcacctcgactaatcccacgggccctgaagttaacgaccatgtaagcctccagtggccatctatgagcaaccacagggctcgaacctgagaccacagaggaagcaaacatcttgatcccaagctcttaccactgggccaccacctagatggttcgacttagtaatttttaaatattaaaatgacaacatattggatcgacttTGATCAACATgaattaacttatcaaatacATTATCCAAGTCATGACCCTAATAACCTtgtataaagcaaataaaaaaaaaatcaattcttaatcaacctaatattaaaagataaaattgaaaacaaaatggactaaaaaaatgagttgagTCAACCTGGATTAACTTATCAAACTTGGATCATGAAACCGGGATAattccatagaaagcaaatcaaaacaaattataaaactcaattctcaatcaatccaatgttaaatgatgaaattaaaaaaagaacataaaaccCAATCAAGTCAACTGACCAAACTCGTGATCTAGGTCATAAGATaaggataatctcatagaacacaaaccaaaacaaactatgaagcctaattctcgatcaactcaatattgaaggatgaaattgaaaaaaaatcaattaaaaagggacaaaaaacccgagtcaatcACCCTAACTTACGACTCagtcataagaccatgataaccctcatataaagcaaataaaaaaaatataaagcccaactcccaatcaactcaatgttaaatgattaaattggaagaaaaaaaatgacacgaGTCAATCAGGGTTAACCTGCTAAACTTGAATCAGGAAACtgggataacttcatagaaaaaaaattgaaaaaaattataaagtccaattcccaatcaaaccactactgaatgataaaattgaaaaaaaaaagaacaaaaaaaagaacaaaaaaactcaagtcaacctgaCTAACCCGTAAAACTtgtgacccgggtcatgagaccgtgataaccccatagaaatcagatcaaaaaataattatcaatctcaattctcaatctgTCTAATCTTGAATGGTgaggttgagaaaaaaaaatattaattagaagagaacataaaaaaaaaaatattaattaaaagaaaacataaaaatgactCAAGTCAATATGACTAACCACAAAACTTGCAATCCAGATAAtgagaaatcaatttttttcttaaatcactATTTTAGCAttaaatcatagtaaattattttaattttttgctttcattttaatagtttatataaaagaagatcttttatattttagcaCTAAGTTATTGTTTAGgacattttaaattattgtctGCATTACATTGCGGGTCAGATTAGAAATTTTgtgtatgtaaaaaaatatccaggtgttgttaaggtgttttttagcagaaaaaaattaagatgatattttttaaaaaattgaaatgacaacatattagatcgatgCATATCAgctcgagttaacttgtcaaatcaattacctggatcatgagatcttgataatcctatagaaagcaaataaaaaaaactattaaatataattctcaatcaacctaatattgaaagatgaaattgaaaaacaattaattaaaaaaataaacttatttaacttgggttaacttgtcaaacttgggtcatgagaccaggataatctcataaaaaacaaataaaaaaaattatgaaactcaattctcaatcaacccaatattaaaggatgtaattaaaacaaaaattaaaaaagaacatagaaACCCCAATCGACCAAACTCGTGACCTAagtcatgagattatgataaccttaaagaaaacaaaccaaaataaattataaagtttaattctcaatcaacccaacattaaaagaataaattttaaaaaatcaactaaaaaggaCAAAAGACCCAAGTCAACCATCCTAAATCGCGACCCAAGTCAACCATCTTAAATCGCAACCCAAGTcataaaatggaaaaattgtGAAGTTCTATCCTGAACTAACCAGACATCgaaagataaaactaaaaaaaaaatcacacaaaaaattgtcattaaaagaattagaatggaaattgaaataaaaaataaataaattagaaggcataaaaaaattaaattggagggttaaattgaaaaaaaaactttaacaaaagaaaaaaaataaaaataacgagGGCtgagttagaaaaataaaataaaaaaacataaactttgattgaatgataaacttgaaaaccaacaaaactttaacaaaaaaaacttaaggaaaaaaatttgaaatcaaaagaataagaagcggattggaaaaaataatatataataaattataatttaatggctaacttgaaaaacataaaaactttttttttaaaagggtcaaagatgaaaataactaataaaaaacataagaactaaaattcaaaaacaaaaagaaaaaaaggacaaacatgcattttctatagaaaagagagaaaataacgaagaaaaaaaaaatttgctggTGACAAATCGCCCCTCATCCGCCGTCAAGCCCTACACCATGAGAAAAAGGGATTTAGTGGCACTTCCAAGTACACGATGAAAGACCAGGTTTTACCACCGAGTGACGTTGTATGCGTCATCCAAAGTTCATGAATGCCACTCACACGTTGGTGCATAATGAGTACATGCAACAACTTTtcagaataaaaatttaaaatttcaacatAGAAAGACCAAAACACCCCTCATAATCCTATAAATTACAAGTAAACCTGTgtgaaatgacaaaaatacccttaaatgcgtaccttattttttttattatcttttttaaggACAAAGACGTATTTTAAGTGTAgcctaagaacaaaaaaatcattggacAACAACTCTAGTTTTTTTCACCTCGAgggtaaagaaatatttttaatgttttaaagtttgtgaaaaaattaaaaaaacctttggttaatagttttaagttttgttgattttagggGTAAAAGCGTATTTTTACCgtgcaaaaatttaaaaaagacttATATACCTCCGAACAATCTTTTAATGGCCAATGAATCAttagaaaatactaaattacCCCCACAACAAAAGCTTTAAAAATTTTACACTCAAGgtcaaaatagtaattttactgTAACAATTCACAGTAATCTGTGTCCATTGTTACATTGAAATGACCACGCCTATAGAGTTCTATTAATTGGAACATAATGAAggtgcccttttttttttcttcttcttttcattcttttctgttttcaattttgtcttcaTATTTCTTCTAATGATTATCATGGTTATTTTTAGACCGATCAAATTAACTGAGTTACGTCGAGCCAACTCACAcagagtttaattttaaacttgggtTAGGCAAGAAGATGAGTTGATAAGTTTTGTTTCCTATCaatttcgttttcttttctcaattttattctcaaattttttttactggtcaACCATATTGTTTTGTGACCGATCAAGTTGGTTGGATTACACTTAGACAActtttacatgatttaattttaaactcgagcTAGATAATAAGTTaagtttgaaagttttttttatcaatcttaTCCTCATAATATTTTACCGATCGATCAAATTatctttgaattaaataaattaactaaattatattaggataatttttatataatttaattttaaatatgaaaaaaatcagatGAATAAGCATACCCTCTGTGGCATGAacttcttttattatattaaaaacttaattaatttaactcagCAGTGCAGTGCGATCATGTAAACTTGTTAGGGAATAAATTAAGTTTTcctagaaaaaacaaagggaCAGGTAAGGGCAAAGGTTTCATTTAGGAAACGGTACGTCGTTGGTGTCTGAAGTTCAGAAGTTAAGAGAAAATAGGGTTTAAGGATTTgattggagagagagagggagaggatgAAGTCTGTGGTGGGGATGGTGGTGTCGAACAAGATGCAGAAGTCAGTGGTGGTGGCGGTGGACAGGCTGTTCCACCACAAACTCTACAATCGATACGTCAAGCGGACCTCCAAGTTCATGGCTCACGACGAAAACAACCTCTGCAATATCGGCGATCGAGTCAGTACCCTCTAACTCTCCTTCttactcttcttttttccttcttcttcttattattactattatgaTGATGAGTAACTGATCGATTActcaaacaaataaagaaaataaattcaacgaaatgaaaaaaaaagagaaactttTTAAAGTTTTCGAATCTGTGGAATTGGGTGGGCTTTCAGGTTAGATTGGATCCTTCGAGGCCGTTAAGCAAACGGAAAAATTGGGTTGTTGCTGAAATTCTCAAGAAAGCAAGGATATATGTGCCACCATCAGCAGCAGATAATGCTGCTTCGAAAACTAAAGGGGCGGAAGCACCAACTTCTTCGACCTCCTAAGGAAAGGTTTGTGTGAACAATTCAATCTTCATTCTGTATTGtgtttctgtaaaaaaaaaaagtgaagtggACTGAGCGAGGAGTATCGTATATGTCATGTTATGTACATTTAACTTTATACTTAACCTACGAGGTCAAAAGTTTCATGTTCTTGAATTAAGTTGCATCTTCATCGTATTGTGAGAATGCCTGCATGTTTAAGACTTCGATCATAGGTTGCTGACTGGGGCTTAACATTTTGTTCTGCTAGCATTATTGTGATTCTAATCGTGGTGGATATACTTCTCTGATCAATgctgtttttattcaaattctcATAGATTATGGGATggcttttgaaaacaaaaattgtgaAGGAATGATTAGTGAGCTAACAACTTTGTGTTGCAATTGAGATGTTGTCAGTCTGACTCTTATTGACTAGTATGGCTGGTTAGTAGTGGCAAGCGAGAGCAGATTGGGGTGTTCCTTTtacattttcttctctctctctctctctctctctctctctctctcaagaaaaataaagtggTTTCAGAGTTCAGAAACATGATAATGGTACAGAAGAGAATGACAACGTGTCTTTGGTAGTGTTGTGTTTTGCTAGATGCTAGTTTAGTATGGAGAAAACATGTAACTTCTACTCTAGTCTTTAATACTCTCTTAAATAACTTCCTGGGTAGTGATTGTTGGAACTCAGAGTTACAGTGTGCCATGTAAACATGTTTCGAGACTTGTTAGTACCGGAATATAATTTTGAACAGTTTTATGTTAGCATAGTGCTGGAATTGTGGGAGCACATAAaggaaaattaatattaaccaaAATGGAGTTATCCTGGTTCACCAGGTGTAAGCTTGATGTTGCCTTTTCTCTATGACAGGTGATAGTTTGCTCTAGACATTGTGACAGTTTACTCAAGGCATCTGAAAGACTGAGAAGTCTTGGATTGGGATAAGAAACTCCAACAATTGCTTAGAATGAAGGCTGATAGCTGAAATTAAAGTTTTCTGTCTgtgtttgaattttgaattctgGATGCGTTATAGACAGATGAACCCTTATGGTTACTGAAACATAACAAGAGGAGGCATTTATGTCctgttttgtattttgtttcatcttgatttttttggtaaatCATATCTTCTTTCATTAACAGAAATTCCATATTGGTGAGCTTGATATTCTGTCTAATGAATGATAATCTTTACTCGTAGAAAGTTGTCTGTTTTTTCTCCTTAATGGGAAGGTTCAGGTTGTTTATTTAAGAATGTCCACGTGACAACTGCATTACATTCGTGTCTTGCCAATTGCTGTTCTTTGCAAATGGAAACTCCAAGTCTATGGCAAGCTGACAACGTGACAGTATCTCCACTGCCACGTGCAGTTTGTAACATCGCGTGCCATTATCATGTTAGTTCCACCTGCTCCCTTAGGCTTGAGCTGCATCACTTATCTTGTTCACATCTAAGTTGCATGATTTGCAGTTACCTGCATTTACCCTTAAACATCTTAAACATTCAATTGTTGAACACCTCCTCCTTATGGATCCCTGTAAGTCCTCTGCTCCTCCTAAGAAAGTTCGACAAGGGAGAAATTCGGGAACTTACAGGGGTGTCAGAATGAGGACATGGGGCAAATGGGTTTCTGAAATAAGGGTTCCGAAGACTGGACAAAGGATATGGCTGGGTTCTTATGATGCCCCAGAGAAAGCAGCTCGAGCATATGATGCTGCCCAGTATTGTATTCGTGGTGAACGTGGGCAATTCAATTTTCCTGCTGAAAGAAGGCCACAACTTCCTAGTGGTCCAGTAGATGCCTTGTCCAAGAAGGAAATAAAGGCTATTGCCTTTAACTTTGCTTCGTCAAATGCATCATCAGTGTCTCCCTCTGTGATAACTCCGGTGGAAATGGTTGAACCATCCTTGCCCAATTTGCAGGTTTCAAGTGCAACTGGAAATGCAGGTAATGTGGAGGGTTATGTTCCAGCTAGTGCGTCAGTACCAGATTTATGTTCAATAGACAATTTACAGTTGGATGATTTACTCATGCTGGACATAGAATGGATAGACTCCCTCTAGGTACAAGGTATTTCAGGGTTTTGTTGCAGTCATAGACATGAACTGTTATTTATTCAGTGTGAACATCTTTGTTGGAAACTGTTGCCTGGTAATGAGATCCCCGTTGAGGGGGAAGTACTTAGAATGCGTGTAAACAACAAATTTTCATCTGTGGTAATCGCATTTAGTATTTGAAGTGCATGCATGCACATATGGAAGGACAACACAAATTGATAGACACAATATTTAGTTTCACACTATGCCGTTACCCGTGGTGttgtcaatatatttttttgacattaaggaaagaatttaattgttaatcgagaattatatatattaataaatattaaaaaaagttaatgcgATGTGGTGGGtagaattttaagttaatttttaatatagtagaaGAATGTGTTAGTGTTGTATTATGATGCAAttcattaaatgatttttttttaagttggaaAATGTAAAGATGTTTatgatttaatgaaataaagttaaaaatatatgaatctataaattgaaaaagagttattgaatactaaaataaaaggctatatatatagctttttattttttcttataagaacaaatgattttatttatatcaaatatgaaagaaaagatttaaagataattataataacttctttgagacattataaaatataaaataattataaaaatagttgttatttaaaaagatgaactaaatcatttaaaaaaatcaaagtgagagagagagtaacTTGGctcaatttttcaattatctCTCTAATGACTGGAATCTAGTTCAATAGATGATTTGTTGTATACCACTACAAGCAACACGCTATCtgcattctttctttctttcttttttttttatttaaaaaaagagagtaaacaACACATTCTtccattaataaaaaagaaaagaaaagaaaagaaaaagctcAAATTTGCGGGTCGAGTCTTATTTTTAATGGGTCAAGCATGCTGGCCACCTAGTCCCACCCATCTAGCCtattttcaccttttattttctttttgtttttccttaaatttatatttaattacttgaaaattaattaattaaaaatatattagatataatattttattaaattcttgttttttttaataatatatgtgaaatattattttattgaataccattcaatttttactctattttttaataatattataacatttttttttataatattagctaccttttttttttcaacccctcatgtttttttttttaattttcatttggtGTCTTTCATACAAGTatgtattttattatcatataattaaataaaaaatagtttttaaaaaaacaaaattattaaatttagttagGTCCTTGATTCAAGTTGTGGGTTTGGAAGCTTGACCTAAGTTGATCTAAGATgttatcgtctcaatatttttttttaaaaataatatctagaaATTCTTTTAAGTCAAACTAAGTTTTGACTAGTCATATAGGTTGCTTTTAGActtatacaaaaattattatcatttaattaaatataaataatataatggcCCTGACTTAATTTACATCTATTTCTCAGCTTCACAACTCTATCTAATATTTATCAATggatataattctcaatcaaacatatgcgtcaaaattaaattttgtaatgaacacaattttttataaacttgatttgatacattcaaaaaaataatatactctGGAGTATGTTGTAAGAAGCTttattgtttcttatattttcattttaataataaaatcaaagcttttcttgttgttttacgTGAACAAAATAATCTTAGATAGTAGAAGCACTGAGTTTTATAGGAAAATTAAGTGTCTGAAATTTGAACAAGTATTTGCACTACACCTGTTGAATCATGTAAGCTTCTTCTGTACGACGacaagttatgtttttttttttttcagatcattaattaattcgagtattataaattttaaaattattaaagatttactgattattaattttaagatttttttaaaattaattaagatatatataagCTATTCAGAAAAATCATAGttatcaaaaacatataaaaaaaaatctacaccATGCACCGGTTTTCTGGGTGCTAGAAATCCGCTGTTCACTCGCTTTCATGCACAAAGAGCCTGCCTATTTTTGTTAGCTTGGTATTACCCATCACGTAACTCCATGCTTTAGTATATTATTTCCTACTACACCTATATATCCTTTCTGTGGCAGCCCTCCTTCTTCACACCCCTTTCACCTCCCATGCTGTCCGGGCTTACGTTGTTTTTCCTTCAACCCTCTTGGTCTCTCCAGCGTTACTTGGTTTCATAAAACTGCTTCCCATGGCAGGAGAGCAGGAGTTATTGTCCACTGAAATTGTGAACCGGGGCATAGAGAATTCAGGCCCATATGCTGGATCTTTGAATTTCTCTGTCAGGGTTCGACGAGGATTGCCGGATTTCCTCAACTCGGTTAACTTGAAATATGTCAAGCTGGGATATTCCTATCTCCTTAGCCCTGTCTTTTATTTCCTAACAGCACCAGTTCTCATGGTGATCTTCAGTGCTCAGATTGGAAAGCTCTTCATCTGGCAAGATTTCTGTCCAAAATGTGACCCCATTGATGCACTTTTCATTGTGGGATTGTTGAGTTTAATTATATacatttatctttatttaagCCCTCGGTCTACTTATTTAGTCGACTTCGCTTGTTATCGTCCACCAAATGAACTCAAGGTAATTAACTTGTGTTCTTCgaatctaataataataaaaaaacatgtgttctAAATAGATCATTCTATCAATTGTTGTAAATCAAGTATCATAATCTTGCCACCAAAAACAATGTGGATTCACACACAGAATAACAGTAATTTCTTGTTATGTTGTGTACAGATTTCGAAGGACGAATTCATCGAGTTGGCGAAGAAATCAGGCAAATTTAATGGTGCCGCCATAGAGTTTCAGCGCCGAGCTCTCAAGAATTCTGGCATTGGAGATGAGACCTACATGCCTAGAATAGTTTTTCAACCTGGGCACAAGATAACACTAAAGGATGGCCGTGAAGAGGCAGCAATGGTCATGTTTGGAGCAGTAGATGACCTTCTTGCCGCCACAAAAATAAGGCCCAAGGACATAAAAATTCTTATTGTCAACTGTGGGATCCTAAATACTACCCCGTCACTCTCATCAATGGTAATAAATCACTACAAGCTTAGGCATGATATTCAAAACTTCAATCTCGGTGGCATGGGATGTGCTGCTGGCATTATAGCTATTGATCTAGCTAAAGACCTTCTGAATGCATATCCTGGATGCTATGCACTGGTGGTGAGCACAGAAGCGGTGAGCTATACATGGTACAGTGGCAATGATATGGATATGCTCCTTCCTAATTGTTTCTTCAGACTTGGCGCAGCAGCCATGCTTCTATCCAGTTGCCGCCTTGACCGATGGCGATCTAAGTATGAACTGAAGACGGTACTACCTGTATATTTTTCCTATTCCTTCAGATATTTCTTTTGACTAATCGCAATCTCAAGTCCTATACATGTGTTGTCCCTATAGTTTTGTGCTAACAGTGAAATTATAGTATCATACTTGTCAAAGCAGAGCACTATTAACATTTCAAATTTGCTATGCAGCTAGTTCGAACTCACAAAGGCATGGACAACAGAAGCTTCAAAAGCATACATCTAAGGGAAGATGCAGAACGAAAGCAAGGTCTGTCAGTTAGCAAGGATCTGGTTGAGGTGGGAGGCCATGCACTCAAGGCCAACATCACCACTCTAGGCCCTTTAGTCCTTCCCGTGTCTGAACAAGTtcattttttcactaatttgctcttcaagaagaaaaacagaCCATACATTCCAAACTACAAGCTTGCTTTTGAGCATGTGTGCATCCTAGCAACTAGCAAAAAGGTGCTAGATGAAATACAGAAGAACTTGGAGCTTACAGAGGAATACATGGAGGCATCAAAGAAAACTTTGGAGCAATTTGGGAACACTTCGAGTAGCAGTGTCTGGTATGAACTCGCTTACTTGGAGACAAATACAAGGATCAAACGAGGTGATAGGATCTGGCAACTTGCTTTTGGTTCGGGGTTCAAGTGCAACAGTGTTGTTTGGAAGGCGCTTGGGAATGTTGGGAAGCCCAAGCGGAGTCCTTGGATTCAGGATTCTAACTGAAGGAAATGGTAGGAGAAGGTGGGAGTGAACGAATATTATAGGTTTATATATGGAaattgtttaggtttttttatgtattttcaggAACCGTGACTTAAAATGCCATCAGTACAATGTCAACAATGCATCTCAGGAAAATTTCCTAAAAATGCATTAACTGCCACCGGTCTCCAAATCACTTATTagattaagagtgtgtttgtttaAGAGTTGCGCCGGGCTGCTCACCTCACAAACAAACACATTCTTCAATCGAGTGGGTGGGAAACCACTTCTAGAAATCTAGTCTATTATTAATTAGAGCATAGAACACAACTGACTGAATATAATTATGATGCATTCACCTTACAGGGTTAATATTCGAGTTCCAAGCAGTGACAGTCAAACATCTTTCTAGGTCAGTACAACGTTTTAAAAGTAGCTTTGCGTTCTCAAAGACGAGAACATTAgatacaaaattcaaaatagaatACAAGTTAGAAAATGTTACTAGTTATCACAGGTGCCCATTGGATTTGCATTCTTGATTATCCATGGGTGCTCCAAGATCTTCTGAAGAGACAGCCTCTTTGAAGAGTCCTTGACCAAAAGCTGCAAAAATGAAATTACCCAGATCACATATTGAACCCCACAGTTATGCAATTCCATGTTGAGACAATACTAGTAAGGCAATACCgttactctaaaaaaaaaacttacccgGGTGATGAGGTTCTTTGCTTCTGCAGAGACAGGAGGAGTGGAAGGAAAAGTAAGATCAACCTTCACAATCCTGCATCACAAAATTCACTTTCCACATAAATCCCAGTTCAATTCTCTACACAAATCAGACCAAATAACCCATTAAAACACAACCCTTCCCACCTTCTGAACGTATCACGCTGACTCTCAGCCTCAAAGGGAGGAGCCCCATAGAGGAACTCATAACAAAGAATTCCCAAAGTCCAGTTATCAACAGCGTAATCATGAGCCTTATTCTCCACCATTTCCGGTGCCAAGTAATCCAAAGTTCCACACATAGTGTGTCTTTTGCTCCTCGATTGCACAGACCACCCGAAATCCGCAATTTTCAGTCGACCCTTCAAATGTTAGCATTCAAACAAAGTTCTCAAATcaacaacaaccaaaaaaaaagatattttctgTTAATAGATAACCTCAAAATTGCTCATATTAATCTAAACTGTAATCGAAATATAAGCAATAATTAATCACAAAttctgattaaaaaacaaataaaagcaaCACACCTCGTGATCAAGCAACAAATTTTCAGGCTTTATATCTCTGTGAATCACATCCTTCTCATGACAATACGCCAATGCATTCGCCAGACTGGCAACATActgaaattaattaacaataaaatgaatcataataataatcagtaaaaataaattgagagagagagagagagacggacCGTGGCGGCTTTTTGCTCAGAGAGATAACCGCACTTTCTAAGCTCTTTAAAAAGTTCACCGCCGTGAGCGTATTCAAGAATCATGAAGACGCGTTGGTCATCGTGAAACCAACCGTAGAGACGGAGAATGTTAGGGTGACTGAGACTGGTTTGAATATCCATTTCCCTCTTCAATTGATGATGAATGTTGTACTTGTCGATTTGTTCCTTGAAAATCACCTTCAATGCCACTATGTACTTGCTCTTCACTTCCCTGGCTACATAGACCCGGCCGAACTTCCCTCTCCCTAAGGGTTTTCCGATCTCGAAGTCGGCTATCGACCATCCCCTTCGCCGCGGCTCTGACTTTTTGTTGTCTTCTGCCATTTTCGATGATCGATTCGATTCTAGAGCTAGTGTGAGAAGACAACTGCTTTTGaaatttgggattttttttctttcgaattTCCAccgttctgtttttttattttcaagtttagtCTTAGCCC encodes:
- the LOC18099962 gene encoding uncharacterized protein LOC18099962; the encoded protein is MKSVVGMVVSNKMQKSVVVAVDRLFHHKLYNRYVKRTSKFMAHDENNLCNIGDRVRLDPSRPLSKRKNWVVAEILKKARIYVPPSAADNAASKTKGAEAPTSSTS
- the LOC7487234 gene encoding ethylene-responsive transcription factor ERF015 — protein: METPSLWQADNVTVSPLPRAVCNIACHYHSSAPPKKVRQGRNSGTYRGVRMRTWGKWVSEIRVPKTGQRIWLGSYDAPEKAARAYDAAQYCIRGERGQFNFPAERRPQLPSGPVDALSKKEIKAIAFNFASSNASSVSPSVITPVEMVEPSLPNLQVSSATGNAGNVEGYVPASASVPDLCSIDNLQLDDLLMLDIEWIDSL
- the LOC18099963 gene encoding 3-ketoacyl-CoA synthase 15, whose amino-acid sequence is MHKEPAYFSLLLHTPFTSHAVRAYVVFPSTLLVSPALLGFIKLLPMAGEQELLSTEIVNRGIENSGPYAGSLNFSVRVRRGLPDFLNSVNLKYVKLGYSYLLSPVFYFLTAPVLMVIFSAQIGKLFIWQDFCPKCDPIDALFIVGLLSLIIYIYLYLSPRSTYLVDFACYRPPNELKISKDEFIELAKKSGKFNGAAIEFQRRALKNSGIGDETYMPRIVFQPGHKITLKDGREEAAMVMFGAVDDLLAATKIRPKDIKILIVNCGILNTTPSLSSMVINHYKLRHDIQNFNLGGMGCAAGIIAIDLAKDLLNAYPGCYALVVSTEAVSYTWYSGNDMDMLLPNCFFRLGAAAMLLSSCRLDRWRSKYELKTLVRTHKGMDNRSFKSIHLREDAERKQGLSVSKDLVEVGGHALKANITTLGPLVLPVSEQVHFFTNLLFKKKNRPYIPNYKLAFEHVCILATSKKVLDEIQKNLELTEEYMEASKKTLEQFGNTSSSSVWYELAYLETNTRIKRGDRIWQLAFGSGFKCNSVVWKALGNVGKPKRSPWIQDSN
- the LOC7487236 gene encoding serine/threonine-protein kinase Aurora-3, whose amino-acid sequence is MAEDNKKSEPRRRGWSIADFEIGKPLGRGKFGRVYVAREVKSKYIVALKVIFKEQIDKYNIHHQLKREMDIQTSLSHPNILRLYGWFHDDQRVFMILEYAHGGELFKELRKCGYLSEQKAATYVASLANALAYCHEKDVIHRDIKPENLLLDHEGRLKIADFGWSVQSRSKRHTMCGTLDYLAPEMVENKAHDYAVDNWTLGILCYEFLYGAPPFEAESQRDTFRRIVKVDLTFPSTPPVSAEAKNLITRLLVKDSSKRLSLQKILEHPWIIKNANPMGTCDN